In one window of Acanthochromis polyacanthus isolate Apoly-LR-REF ecotype Palm Island chromosome 8, KAUST_Apoly_ChrSc, whole genome shotgun sequence DNA:
- the mgat4c gene encoding alpha-1,3-mannosyl-glycoprotein 4-beta-N-acetylglucosaminyltransferase C isoform X2, which translates to MRLVWKSLDKMRCLRKRSTIPFLGFLITFLLFLNLYIEDGYVLEGDKRQLRETSVHPPSSERYVHTFRDLSNFSGTINVTYRYLAGTPLNRKKYLTIGLSSVKRKRGNYLLETIKSIFDQSSYEELKEIVVVVHLADFDLVWCENLVQEITRKFAHHIIAGRLLVIQAPEEYYPSLDGLKRNYNDPEDRVRFRSKQNVDYAFLLNFCTNLSHFYMMLEDDVRCSRNFLTALKKVITSREGSYWVMLEFSKLGYIGKLYHSRDLPRLAHFLLMFYQEMPCDWLLIHFRGLLAQKDVIRFKPSLFQHMGYYSSYKGAENKLKDDDFEEDSIDIPDNPPASLYTNINVFENYDATKAYSTVDEYFWGKPPSTGDFFVIVFNKSTKISKIKIATGSDDRQNDILHHGALEVGEKLVGTKKGKQCSSYITLGEFKNGNIEVQDVDHKIAFDIECVRIVVTASQKEWLIIRSISLWTTQPPSQ; encoded by the exons ATGAGGCTGGTGTGGAAATCCCTGGACAAGATGAGGTGTCTGAGGAAACGGTCCACTATTCCCTTCCTCGGCTTCCTCatcaccttcctcctcttcctcaacCTCTACATTGAAGACGGCTACGTGCTG GAAGGGGACAAAAGGCAGCTTAGGGAAACATCAGTCCATCCTCCGAGCTCAGAGCGATACGTTCACACCTTCAGAGACCTCAGTAATTTCTCTGGAACCATTAATGTCACGTATCGCTATCTCGCCGGAACCCCGCTGAACCGCAAGA AGTATCTCACCATTGGACTGtcatcagtcaaaagaaaaagaggaaactaCCTTCTGGAGACCATCAAATCCATCTTTGATCAGTCCAGTTATGAGGAACTAAAAGAGATTGTGGTTGTGGTTCATCTGGCAGACTTTGATCTGGTCTGGTGTGAGAACCTGGTACAGGAAATCACCAGAAAATTTGCTCACCACATCATAGCCGGACGCCTCCTAGTAATCCAGGCCCCAGAGGAGTACTATCCATCTCTGGATGGGCTGAAGAGGAACTACAACGACCCAGAGGACCGGGTTCGTTTCCGTTCTAAGCAGAACGTGGACTACGCTTTCCTCCTCAACTTCTGCACAAACCTCTCTCACTTCTACATGATGTTAGAGGACGATGTGCGCTGCTCCAGGAACTTCCTGACAGCGCTGAAGAAGGTGATCACCTCCAGAGAAGGTTCCTACTGGGTGATGCTGGAATTCTCCAAGCTGGGCTACATCGGAAAGCTGTACCACTCCAGAGACCTGCCTCGTCTGGCTCATTTCCTCCTCATGTTCTACCAGGAAATGCCCTGTGACTGGCTTCTCATCCACTTTAGGGGTCTGCTGGCCCAGAAGGATGTGATCCGCTTTAAGCCCTCACTGTTCCAACACATGGGCTACTACTCCTCATATAAAGGAGCGGAGAACAAACTGAAGGATGATGACTTCGAGGAAGACTCCATAGACATTCCTGACAACCCCCCTGCCAGCCTTTACACAAACATCAATGTCTTTGAAAACTATGATGCCACCAAGGCTTATAGCACAGTGGATGAATACTTCTGGGGAAAACCTCCTTCCACGGGAGATTTCTTTGTCATAGTCTTTAATAAATCTACCAAAATTAGTAAAATTAAGATTGCAACTGGGTCTGATGACCGGCAGAATGACATTCTTCACCATGGAGCCCTAGAAGTAGGTGAGAAATTAGTTGGAACTAAAAAAGGGAAACAGTGTTCATCATATATCACACTGGGGGAATTTAAAAATGGCAACATTGAGGTTCAAGATGTAGACCACAAGATTGCCTTTGACATTGAGTGTGTCCGCATTGTGGTGACAGCCAGTCAGAAAGAATGGCTTATTATTAGAAGTATAAGTTTATGGACTACACAACCCCCCAGCCAATGA
- the mgat4c gene encoding alpha-1,3-mannosyl-glycoprotein 4-beta-N-acetylglucosaminyltransferase C isoform X1 yields the protein MAHRIHSGNPSDSVFNMRLVWKSLDKMRCLRKRSTIPFLGFLITFLLFLNLYIEDGYVLEGDKRQLRETSVHPPSSERYVHTFRDLSNFSGTINVTYRYLAGTPLNRKKYLTIGLSSVKRKRGNYLLETIKSIFDQSSYEELKEIVVVVHLADFDLVWCENLVQEITRKFAHHIIAGRLLVIQAPEEYYPSLDGLKRNYNDPEDRVRFRSKQNVDYAFLLNFCTNLSHFYMMLEDDVRCSRNFLTALKKVITSREGSYWVMLEFSKLGYIGKLYHSRDLPRLAHFLLMFYQEMPCDWLLIHFRGLLAQKDVIRFKPSLFQHMGYYSSYKGAENKLKDDDFEEDSIDIPDNPPASLYTNINVFENYDATKAYSTVDEYFWGKPPSTGDFFVIVFNKSTKISKIKIATGSDDRQNDILHHGALEVGEKLVGTKKGKQCSSYITLGEFKNGNIEVQDVDHKIAFDIECVRIVVTASQKEWLIIRSISLWTTQPPSQ from the exons ATCCCAGTGACAGTGTGTTTAACATGAGGCTGGTGTGGAAATCCCTGGACAAGATGAGGTGTCTGAGGAAACGGTCCACTATTCCCTTCCTCGGCTTCCTCatcaccttcctcctcttcctcaacCTCTACATTGAAGACGGCTACGTGCTG GAAGGGGACAAAAGGCAGCTTAGGGAAACATCAGTCCATCCTCCGAGCTCAGAGCGATACGTTCACACCTTCAGAGACCTCAGTAATTTCTCTGGAACCATTAATGTCACGTATCGCTATCTCGCCGGAACCCCGCTGAACCGCAAGA AGTATCTCACCATTGGACTGtcatcagtcaaaagaaaaagaggaaactaCCTTCTGGAGACCATCAAATCCATCTTTGATCAGTCCAGTTATGAGGAACTAAAAGAGATTGTGGTTGTGGTTCATCTGGCAGACTTTGATCTGGTCTGGTGTGAGAACCTGGTACAGGAAATCACCAGAAAATTTGCTCACCACATCATAGCCGGACGCCTCCTAGTAATCCAGGCCCCAGAGGAGTACTATCCATCTCTGGATGGGCTGAAGAGGAACTACAACGACCCAGAGGACCGGGTTCGTTTCCGTTCTAAGCAGAACGTGGACTACGCTTTCCTCCTCAACTTCTGCACAAACCTCTCTCACTTCTACATGATGTTAGAGGACGATGTGCGCTGCTCCAGGAACTTCCTGACAGCGCTGAAGAAGGTGATCACCTCCAGAGAAGGTTCCTACTGGGTGATGCTGGAATTCTCCAAGCTGGGCTACATCGGAAAGCTGTACCACTCCAGAGACCTGCCTCGTCTGGCTCATTTCCTCCTCATGTTCTACCAGGAAATGCCCTGTGACTGGCTTCTCATCCACTTTAGGGGTCTGCTGGCCCAGAAGGATGTGATCCGCTTTAAGCCCTCACTGTTCCAACACATGGGCTACTACTCCTCATATAAAGGAGCGGAGAACAAACTGAAGGATGATGACTTCGAGGAAGACTCCATAGACATTCCTGACAACCCCCCTGCCAGCCTTTACACAAACATCAATGTCTTTGAAAACTATGATGCCACCAAGGCTTATAGCACAGTGGATGAATACTTCTGGGGAAAACCTCCTTCCACGGGAGATTTCTTTGTCATAGTCTTTAATAAATCTACCAAAATTAGTAAAATTAAGATTGCAACTGGGTCTGATGACCGGCAGAATGACATTCTTCACCATGGAGCCCTAGAAGTAGGTGAGAAATTAGTTGGAACTAAAAAAGGGAAACAGTGTTCATCATATATCACACTGGGGGAATTTAAAAATGGCAACATTGAGGTTCAAGATGTAGACCACAAGATTGCCTTTGACATTGAGTGTGTCCGCATTGTGGTGACAGCCAGTCAGAAAGAATGGCTTATTATTAGAAGTATAAGTTTATGGACTACACAACCCCCCAGCCAATGA